In the genome of Raphanus sativus cultivar WK10039 chromosome 4, ASM80110v3, whole genome shotgun sequence, one region contains:
- the LOC130511304 gene encoding uncharacterized protein LOC130511304, with protein MDLKDPSYTTAQCANVNLYESSAGSSEKTPPSPRTDPRWPYLNKWSVSVSSSPQSPQSVLSPLKSNPEPEAEVQQPLMISSCAPESGEEIITSSEDMVSLPLNHSPVTVQNPKDAREGMADAPATSSPSPSLGAWTTPLKMSAFDSMETDKRGKGPSHPNEPSPIIKAASQEYPWAAKMKSVCNLNRVTVPDYLEDGTLKRGIWHIDDCLMFVSAWSPAETITLPEIKTITLWLSLKNIPNHLYSFEGIKWIASGIGEPMLTYKPWLDPTLMGEAKILVEVKLDKPFAQRVAIEDESGSVSMVDVVYSWLPSKCASCGQLGHKASR; from the exons ATGGATTTAAAGGATCCGTCTTACACTACTGCTCAGTGTGCAAATGTTAATCTCTATGAATCCAGTGCTGGCTCCTCTGAAAAAACACCTCCATCTCCAAGGACAGATCCCCGCTGGCCATATCTAAATAAGTGGTCTGTGAGCGTCTCTTCATCTCCTCAATCTCCCCAGTCTGTTCTTTCTCCTCTGAAATCAAATCCTGAACCGGAAGCGGAAGTACAGCAGCCGTTAATGATATCCTCTTGTGCTCCTGAATCAGGAGAGGAAATCATCACTTCCTCCGAAGACATGGTTTCCTTGCCACTGAACCACTCGCCAGTGACAGTTCAAAACCCTAAGGATGCTCGTGAGGGTATGGCTGATGCTCCAGCTACATCCTCGCCTTCTCCATCTCTAGGGGCTTGGACGACTCCGCTCAAGATGTCTGCTTTCGACTCCATGGAAACTGACAAGAGGGGCAAGGGTCCATCTCATCCA AATGAACCTAGTCCCATTATCAAGGCTGCTTCACAAGAATATCCATGGGCAGCAAAGATGAAATCAGTGTGCAATCTCAACAGGGTCACTGTTCCTGACTACTTGGAGGATGGAACCCTTAAG AGAGGAATATGGCATATTGATGATTGCTTGATGTTTGTTTCTGCTTGGTCTCCGGCTGAGACAATTACTTTGCCAGAAATCAAAACTATTACACTTTGGTTGTCGCTCAAGAACATACCAAATCACCTCTACTCTTTTGAAGGAATCAAGTGGATCGCTTCAGGTATTGGAGAGCCAATGCTTACATACAAACCCTGGCTTGATCCTACACTAATGGGAGAAGCAAAAATTCTGGTTGAGGTCAAGTTAGATAAGCCTTTCGCTCAGAGAGTAGCTATTGAGGATGAGAGTGGATCTGTCTCAATGGTTGATGTGGTGTACTCTTGGCTGCCTTCGAAGTGTGCAAGCTGTGGTCAGCTGGGCCATAAAGCGTCTCGTTGA